Genomic segment of Microbacterium hydrocarbonoxydans:
GTCATCCGGTCGCTGCGGGACCAGGGCGTCGCGATCCTCTTCGTCTCGCACTTCCTCGACCAGGTCTATGCCATCAGCGACCGTCTGACCGTGTTGCGCAACGGACGCTATGAGGGCGAGTTCCTCACCCGCGACCTCGACCGGCATGCTCTGATCTCGACCATGATCGGCAAGGACCTCGACGCGCTGACCTCGCTGGGCGGCAACCGGCGCCGAGCGCCGCGTGAGGCCGACGAGAAGCCACTGCTGTCCGCGACCGGGATCACCCGACGCGGCGCGGTCGAGGCCACCGACCTCGACATCCGTCCGGGAGAGGTGGTCGGGTTCGCCGGGCTGCTCGGCTCGGGGCGCACCGAGCTCGCGCGACTGCTCTACGGGGCCGATCGCGCCGACGAGGGGACGATCGAGCTGCACGGCCGCCGAGTCGACCTCAGGTCGCCCGCCGATGCACTGCCCCGCCGGATCGCCTTCTCGACGGAGAACCGCCGCGACGAGGGGATCATCGGAGACCTCACCGTGCGCGAGAACATCGTGCTGGCGGTGCAGGCCGAGCGCGGCTGGGCGCGACCCATGAGTCGCAAGGAGCAGGATGCGATCGTCGATCGCTACATCCGGCAGTTCAACGTCAGGCCGGCCGACCCCGATCGGATGATCAAGAACCTCTCCGGGGGCAACCAGCAGAAGGTGCTGCTCGGGCGCTGGCTCGCGACGCAGCCCGAGCTGCTGATCCTCGATGAGCCGACCCGCGGAATCGACGTCGGCGCGAAGGCCGAGATACAGGAGGCGGTGGCCGAGCTCGCCGAAGAGGGGGTCGCCGTGGTGTTCATCTCCTCAGAGCTCGAAGAGGTCGTGCGGCTGTCGGAGCGGATCGTCGTGCTGAAGGACCACCGCAAGATCGGCGAGATCCAGAACGGCCCGGACGTCACCGCCCAGGTGGTCGTCGACGTGATCGCCGCACACGGAGTGGAGGCCGCGGTCGACACGCTCGACGACGCCGACGTCGCGCTGCCGGATACCATCGGCCACACGACTGACAAGGAGGCAGCGCGATGACCGCGGCAGCCGG
This window contains:
- a CDS encoding sugar ABC transporter ATP-binding protein; its protein translation is MNHEQPLVEMRGISIEFPGVKALDGVDFRLFPGEVHALMGENGAGKSTLIKALTGVYRIDSGSIAVAGQERSFGGAGDAQDAGISTVYQEVNLAPNLSIGENVMLGHELRGVFGINWSATHRAATDALTRLGLGHLDTRKPLSTLSIALQQLVAISRAMAIKAKVLILDEPTSSLDAAEVDGLFTVIRSLRDQGVAILFVSHFLDQVYAISDRLTVLRNGRYEGEFLTRDLDRHALISTMIGKDLDALTSLGGNRRRAPREADEKPLLSATGITRRGAVEATDLDIRPGEVVGFAGLLGSGRTELARLLYGADRADEGTIELHGRRVDLRSPADALPRRIAFSTENRRDEGIIGDLTVRENIVLAVQAERGWARPMSRKEQDAIVDRYIRQFNVRPADPDRMIKNLSGGNQQKVLLGRWLATQPELLILDEPTRGIDVGAKAEIQEAVAELAEEGVAVVFISSELEEVVRLSERIVVLKDHRKIGEIQNGPDVTAQVVVDVIAAHGVEAAVDTLDDADVALPDTIGHTTDKEAAR